From the Halobacterium zhouii genome, the window GCGCTCGACGAGACCATCGTCGCGGGCGGCGAACAGGCCGCCGGACCGCACAACCGCGGCAGCGGCCCGCTTCCCGCTGACTCTCCCATCGTCGTGGACATCTTCCCGCAAAACAAGGACTCGAAGTACCACGCCGACATGACGCGGACGTTCGTCCACGGCGACGCGAGCGACGAAGCCCAGGCGTTCTACGACGTCACCGCCGAGGCGAAGGCCGCCGCACTCGACGCCGTCGAACCCGGCGCGACCGGCGAGGAAGTCCACGACGCGGTCTGCGACGTGTACGAGGACGCCGGCTATTCGACGCTGCGCTCGGACCCGGAGGCCGAGACGGGGTTCATCCACTCCACGGGCCACGGCGTCGGCCTCGACGTCCACGAACTGCCGAACATCGCTCCGCGCGGCGAGGAACTCGAACCGGGTCACGTCATCACCATCGAACCCGGTCTCTACGACCCCGACGTGGGCGGTGTCCGTATCGAGGACCTGGTCGTCGTCACCGAGGACGGCTACGAGAACTACACCGACTACGCAGAAGCGTTCGAACTCTGAGTCGTCTGAATCGTCTTCCAGTTAGCAGGCGGTTCTCCGTCAGCGGGCCGTCCCCCTGTCAGCGAGTCGACGCTGACGCCTCGTCCTCCCCCAGGTCGTGGAGCACGGCGAGGAAGTCCTGTTCGTCCAGTTCCGAGACGAGCGCGTCGAGGGTCTCGCGGCGCTCCTCGATCTCGTCACAGGCGCGCTCGTAGCGCTCGTCGCCCGCGAGTTCCGACTCCGACTTGACGGTCTCGAGCGTGGCGCACCGCGACGCCAGCGAGAAGTACTTCTGGACCTCGTCGCTGTACAGCGAGCGCGCGAGCAGTCGCTCCACGAGGTCCTCGAGTTCCTCGCGCTCGACCGGTTTGACGACGTACGCGTCGAAGCCCAGTTCCAGCACGTCGAAGTCCGGGTCGACGGCGGTCACCATCGCCACCCGGCAGTCATAATCCTCCTCGCGGATGGATTCGAGCACCTCGTCGCCCGTTCCCTCCGGGAGTCGGCGGTCGAGCAGCACAACGTCGACATCGTCGTCGAGGCGGTCGAGCGCGCCCGCGACGTCGTACGCCGTCCGCACGTCGTACGCCGACGCGAGCCATGTCGTGAAGAGGTCCGCGAGTTCACGCTCGTCCTCGACGACGAGCACGGTCGCCGTCTCCGTCATCTCACATCCACCACGTTACCCGGAGTGTATAGTTCTTTCCCGAGGCGTTCAACCGGTAATCGAGTCATTCGAATGTGAGTTCCCCGAATGCGAGTCCCCGAACGAACTCCTTTTGGCCGGTCGGCGGCTAACCGAACACAATGGACGTACTCGTCGTCGGCGCGGGCGCCGTCGGGCGGTGGTTCGGCGGCCTCGCGGACGCGCCCGTGGCGTTCGCGGACGCCGACCCGGAACGCGCCGAGGCCGCGGCGGACGTGCTCGACTCACGGTCACGGGCGGTCGCACTCGACACCGATGACTCGTTCGGCCTCGTCGCCGTCACCGTGCCGATGGACGCCGCCGCCGACGCCGTACAGCGGCACGCGCCGAAGGCCCAGCAGGCCGTCGTCGACTTCACGGGGACGATGGAGCGCCCGCTGCGCGCGATGGCGGAGGCGGCGCCGGCCCGCGAGCGCGTGAGTTTCCACCCGCTGTTCGCGCCCGAGAACGCACCTGGTCGCATCGCGGTCGCAGAGAGCGCGCCCGGTCCGGCGACGGACCGCGTGCGGGAGTGGCTGGAGGCTGCCGGGAACGACCTCGTGGACGTGGACGCCGCCGAGCACGACGACGCGATGGCGACGGTCCAGGGGCGCGCGCACGCCGCGGTGCTTTCGTTCGCGCTCGCCGCTGACGACGTCCCCGAGGAACTGGGAACACCGGTGTACGACGCGCTGTCGGAGCTCGCGGAGCGCGTGACCGGTGGGAACGCCCGCGTGTACGGCGACATCCAGCGGGAGTACGGCGGCGCAGACGAGATAGCGGCGGCAGCCCAGCGACTCGCGGACGCAGCGGCCGCCGAGGAATCCTCGGACGCAGCGACCACCGAGGAATCCTCGGACGCAGCGACCACCGAGGAACCCGCGGAGGGCGAGTCGTCGGGCGAGCGGAGCAGGGAGACGTTCGCGGAGGTGTACGACGATGCCTGCTGACAGGGACGCGATCCTGGACAGCGCGAGGTATCTGCGGAACGTCCGGCCACTCGACCCCGCAGAACTCCGCGAGTACGTCGAGGGGCGACCCCACGAGGCAGTCGTCCGGCAGGTGCTCCGGGAGCACGCCGTGGACCTCGGCGTCGTGGAGCGCGAGGACGGCACGTTCGTCCCGGCGAACGACGACCCCATCGCGCCCGCATTCGACGGCGTGACCGAACTCCCGGAGGCCTACGCGTGGGCGGTAGAGGACCTGCTCGTGGAGCGCTGGGGCGCGAACTGGCACCGCGGCGACTCTGGCGATACGCTCCGCGAGACCGTCCGCGGGTTCAAGGAGGAGTACCTCCAGCAGGAAGCAGTCGAGTACGACGCCGACGTCGCGCTCGGGTACGCGATATACCATCTGCCGGCGTACTACGCCGCCGTGCAGTACGCGCTCGCCGACCTCGCGGACGACGGCCTGTTCTCCGGGAACCTCCGCGTGCTCGACGTCGGCGCGGGCGTCGGCGGCCCCGCGCTCGGCCTGTTCGACCTCCTGCCCGAGGACGCGCTCGTGGAGTACCACGCGGTCGAACCGAGCGACGCCGCGGTGGACGTCCTCGAGCGCTTGCTCGAGGAGGCACCCCGGAACGTCCACCCGGAGATTCACCGCGAGACCGCCGAAGCGTTCGACCCGGAGGGCGAGTACGATCTCGTCATGCTCTGTAGCGTGCTCAGTGAACTCGAGGACCCCGTGCCGGTCGTCGAGAAGTATCTCGATGCGCTCGCGGACACCGGCACGCTGCTCGCACTCGCGCCCGCCGACGAGAACACGAGCACGCAACTCCGCGACGTCGAACGCGCCGTCGAGGACGAGGCCGCGACCGTTTACGG encodes:
- a CDS encoding small ribosomal subunit Rsm22 family protein, which codes for MPADRDAILDSARYLRNVRPLDPAELREYVEGRPHEAVVRQVLREHAVDLGVVEREDGTFVPANDDPIAPAFDGVTELPEAYAWAVEDLLVERWGANWHRGDSGDTLRETVRGFKEEYLQQEAVEYDADVALGYAIYHLPAYYAAVQYALADLADDGLFSGNLRVLDVGAGVGGPALGLFDLLPEDALVEYHAVEPSDAAVDVLERLLEEAPRNVHPEIHRETAEAFDPEGEYDLVMLCSVLSELEDPVPVVEKYLDALADTGTLLALAPADENTSTQLRDVERAVEDEAATVYGPTPRLWTGERPTDYGWSFDQRPDVDAPATQRRLAEAAERPSEFQNTDVKFSYSLLRTDGRRQHDADLSGGQLLKLADADDWVTQRADAVVAKLSRNLADEDANPLFKVSDGSEDTECYAVLVNETSLNRALREADYGDLLSIESALVLWNDDEGAYNLVVDEETVVDRA
- a CDS encoding response regulator encodes the protein MTETATVLVVEDERELADLFTTWLASAYDVRTAYDVAGALDRLDDDVDVVLLDRRLPEGTGDEVLESIREEDYDCRVAMVTAVDPDFDVLELGFDAYVVKPVEREELEDLVERLLARSLYSDEVQKYFSLASRCATLETVKSESELAGDERYERACDEIEERRETLDALVSELDEQDFLAVLHDLGEDEASASTR
- a CDS encoding prephenate dehydrogenase/arogenate dehydrogenase family protein is translated as MDVLVVGAGAVGRWFGGLADAPVAFADADPERAEAAADVLDSRSRAVALDTDDSFGLVAVTVPMDAAADAVQRHAPKAQQAVVDFTGTMERPLRAMAEAAPARERVSFHPLFAPENAPGRIAVAESAPGPATDRVREWLEAAGNDLVDVDAAEHDDAMATVQGRAHAAVLSFALAADDVPEELGTPVYDALSELAERVTGGNARVYGDIQREYGGADEIAAAAQRLADAAAAEESSDAATTEESSDAATTEEPAEGESSGERSRETFAEVYDDAC